Proteins encoded within one genomic window of Komagataella phaffii GS115 chromosome 3, complete sequence:
- a CDS encoding Beta-adaptin, large subunit of the clathrin associated protein complex (AP-2), which produces MVNDSKYFVKCRGSELLAEFREATNSKKEKNTLLKKKNVLKKFLANITVESTDIIDVFTEVIKLYKEAQQSSLDQELRVMIYHCLRSTNHYRSEDREQVIELLLRDYYSKSIPAHIKGLALQTLTSIPNEHFIQASIPAVKKSLHDQDPHVRKTGCFCVARIYEFDLQIGNDAHLIDHLNDKLDDGNPSVVSSALVALSDITEKVEEFEFSISEDHAFELLDILPTINEWAQASSLSSILYFAPDSQATACEIIDKVLPYLQQSNNEVVLNALKVIIYMSNYIMHPEDLIPQLPKRIGSALVSVLNSGPEIQFLLLRNTILLLLSKFNLVSLNVTSFFCRYNDPIYIKDTKLEIIYLLANEENLHIILEELEEYARDSDVQMSRKAIRAIGNLAIKLEDIATDAVLVLSDLIESKVPHILQEVVVVFKRIVRRYPYLHSKMLNNLMENIDMIEEPGSKLAIVWLIGEYNTAMEKNAVSLLKKIGQNFREDNSEVQLAFLTALIKVYLNFSADKMCEDLVVETFRTATEDIGNIDVRERGFYYWRLLSNRRDFPNAIEEIVNAKLPVISSDPDNLDTRVLEELEMNIGTLASIYLKPVSHVFRLNKVKELQHTSALKREHSSVFAAQKNHSSKTLRLRSSSSLTYRNKSASSLTPIEAEFKFNRQQAGQRYSSSKADDTDSDTMVGSLDISGSRKQKNSLGLTRRMSKLGRKLTISR; this is translated from the exons TCAATGattccaaatattttgtGAAA TGCAGAGGATCCGAGCTTTTAGCGGAGTTTCGGGAAGCTACCAActccaagaaggagaagaatactcttttgaaaaagaagaatgttttgaagaagtttctAGCCAATATTACAGTGGAAAGTACAGATATCATTGATGTATTTACTGAGGTAATCAAACTATACAAAGAAGCTCAACAAAGTAGTCTAGATCAAGAACTACGAGTTATGATTTATCATTGTTTGCGGTCCACAAATCATTACCGTAGTGAGGATAGGGAACAGGTGATCGAGTTGTTATTGCGTGATTACTACAGTAAATCAATTCCTGCTCATATAAAGGGCCTGGCTTTACAAACCCTCACTTCCATCCCAAATGAACATTTCATCCAAGCATCTATTCCCGCTGTCAAGAAATCATTACATGATCAAGATCCACACGTGAGAAAAACCGGTTGCTTTTGCGTAGCAAGAATATATGAGTTTGACCTTCAGATTGGCAATGACGCACACTTGATTGACCATTTAAACGATAAATTAGACGATGGAAATCCTTCGGTTGTCTCTAGTGCTCTTGTAGCGCTCTCAGATATTACAGAGAAAGTGGAGGAGTTTGAATTTAGTATTTCAGAGGACCATGCATTTGAGCTCTTGGATATCCTTCCTACCATCAACGAGTGGGCACAAGCCAGCAGTCTGTCTTCTATTCTATACTTTGCTCCCGATTCTCAAGCCACTGCTTGTGAGATCATAGATAAAGTTTTGCCTTATTTACAACAGTCCAACAACGAAGTAGTTTTGAATGCCTTGAAAGTGATAATTTACATGTCGAATTACATAATGCACCCCGAGGATTTGATTCCCCAGTTGCCCAAGAGAATTGGATCAGCGTTGGTTAGTGTGTTGAATTCTGGACCAGAAATTCAGTTTTTGTTACTTCGAAACACCATTTTGTTACTTCTAAGCAAGTTCAATCTAGTTAGCTTAAATGTGACCTCCTTTTTCTGTCGTTATAACGACCCGATATACATAAAGGATACCAAACTTGAGATCATTTATCTTCTAGCCAATGAGGAGAATTTGCATATTATTTtagaagagttggaagagTATGCCAGAGATTCAGACGTTCAAATGTCACGTAAAGCAATCAGAGCAATTGGAAACTTGGCCATAAAATTAGAAGATATAGCAACTGACGCCGTTCTTGTTCTGTCTGATCTGATTGAGTCGAAAGTGCCACATATTCTACAAGAAGTTGTTGTagttttcaagagaatTGTTCGAAGGTATCCCTACCTTCACAGCAAAATGTTGAACAATCTGATGGAAAACATTGATAtgattgaagaaccagGGTCCAAATTGGCTATTGTATGGTTAATTGGCGAGTACAATACAGCAATGGAAAAGAATGCCGTATCTTTactcaaaaaaattgggCAAAATTTCAGAGAGGACAATTCTGAAGTTCAGTTGGCATTTTTAACAGCATTAATTAAAGTCTATTTAAACTTTTCGGCTGATAAAATGTGTGAAGACCTCGTAGTTGAAACTTTCAGGACAGCTACAGAAGATATCGGGAATATTGATGTTAGAGAAAGAGGGTTTTACTACTGGAGGTTACTTTCTAACAGAAGAGACTTTCCTAATGCTATTGAGGAAATAGTCAACGCCAAGCTCCCAGTGATCTCTTCTGATCCCGATAATTTGGACACTAGAGTTCTGGAGGAATTAGAAATGAACATAGGAACTCTCGCATCAATATACCTGAAGCCTGTATCTCATGTTTTCAGACTGAACAAGGTTAAGGAGCTACAACACACTTCGgctttgaaaagagagCACTCCTCAGTTTTTGCGGCACAAAAAAaccattcttcaaaaactctaAGACTTAGAAGCTCCAGTAGTTTGACCTACCGAAATAAGTCTGCTTCATCACTTACTCCAATTGAGGCTGAGTTCAAGTTTAATCGTCAACAAGCAGGTCAACGATACTCCAGTAGCAAAGCTGATGACACTGACTCAGACACCATGGTCGGGTCCTTGGATATTTCTGGAAGTCGCAAGCAAAAAAACTCTCTAGGTCTTACCAGGCGAATGAGTAAATTGGGAAGAAAGTTGACGATCAGTAGATAA
- a CDS encoding Putative DNA helicase: MEKRANETSSYTGELKKQKKALSIPVSDWPEYFQTLEKIHFRINTYFTFLCSRKHLVTTWELIKTAPESALKRQVTLEEGAQIAALLPDNVNFEYIDENQIHTEKKQFTYNRGWEQKETDIFQLKDSDSDLNMSKQILIFEFVDGKIRKERDGISRYSSANALTTPTFSQDSMKKLISKRNTNFEIKVSQFLHKCYDNSLDPQDELNHIAKAYIPTTATYQDPIEEMVSNSTKTPSQPSNETRDPIPVIIDHLKQTPFYRDQISDKGLFHLQPKEPVYEELDFDLSPEIWTGITHTKKINKLYSHQAEALNSICVHKKHVIISTSTSSGKSLIYQIPLLKALQETNGLATALYVFPTKALAQDQKRSLSELVKSIPSLFNTVLDTYDGDTEKSARLSIREHASVIFTNPDMLHSSILPSHKQWVPFLRNLQYVVIDELHMYKGLFGAHVALIMRRLRRLCSIYGNDSVQFISCSATLKYPMAHMHNIFGIDESDCQLIVKDGSPSGGKYVVTWNPPNLMSRTLSQQDGNSTRESFIVQTAKVLVQLVLKNVRTICFCVVRRVCELLMKEVRSQLKSMDKLDLVTKVMSYRGGYSTSDRRKIEREMFNGNLKCIISTNALELGIDIGTLDCVVMCGFPLSIANFQQQSGRAGRRNKDSLTIVVGSDDPVNRHYMNNPQELISMEYQDLILDFSNTAVLESHLQCAAFEKPIDDLDWEAKWFSDYNQDQIEEILANRLDFLETSPDYPEPAYHVSSRYLPWPPSHVSIRAIEEENYAVVDITNNRNVVIEEVEASRTSFTLYDGGIFIHQGLPYIVRDFNSDDKYAKVERVNVDWITSQRDFTDVDPVEVEKIRSLRNGSDVPIYFGKIYTTIVVFGFFKKNKIGEIIDAVEVNNPPIVIKSKGIWIDIPSSALDFIRMKHLNIAGGIHAAQHAIMNILPLFILSGVDEIQTECKAPEKEFATRQTKRVRPARLIFYDAKGGQCGSGLSTKAFEYIDDILEKALNTVLNCPSECEWGCPNCVAAPFCKENSLVLSKPAAIIILATILKKTIDLNSIPSGPEPFMPDIQIETIGESTETVKLSKDIEIIDVRKASTPLEEVPKDEEIVFLGKRAIHNTPSTIKTEENP; encoded by the coding sequence ATGGAAAAGAGAGCTAATGAAACGTCCTCATATACTGGTGAACTaaagaagcagaagaaaGCTCTTTCAATACCTGTAAGTGATTGGCCTGAATATTTCCAAACCTTAGAGAAAATTCATTTCAGGATTAACACTTACTTCACATTTCTATGTTCAAGAAAGCACCTCGTTACTACCTGGGAACTAATCAAGACTGCCCCCGAATCCGCTTTAAAACGACAAGTCACCTTAGAAGAAGGTGCTCAGATTGCCGCCCTATTACCTGACAATGTGAATTTTGAGTACATCGACGAGAATCAGATTCATACCGAAAAGAAACAGTTTACCTATAACCGGGGGTGGGAACAAAAAGAGACAGATATCTTTCAGCTGAAGGACTCGGATTCAGACTTGAATATGAGCAAacagattttgatatttgaGTTTGTGGATGGAAAAATACGAAAAGAACGGGATGGAATATCAAGGTATAGTAGTGCTAATGCTCTTACTACTCCCACATTCTCTCAGGATTCTATGAAAAAGCTCATTAGTAAAAGAAATACTAATTTTGAGATCAAGGTTTCTCAATTCCTTCATAAGTGTTACGACAATAGCTTGGACCCTCAAGATGAACTGAATCACATTGCCAAAGCTTATATTCCTACCACAGCTACTTACCAAGATCCTATTGAAGAAATGGTATCGAATTCAACGAAAACCCCTTCTCAACCTTCCAATGAGACGAGAGATCCTATTCCTGTTATCATTGATCATCTCAAACAAACTCCCTTTTATCGAGATCAGATATCCGACAAAGGTCTCTTCCACTTACAGCCAAAGGAACCTGTCTATGAGGAACTTGACTTTGACTTGTCCCCCGAGATTTGGACAGGTATTACTCACACGAAAAAAATTAATAAGTTGTATTCACATCAGGCAGAAGCTTTGAACAGCATCTGTGTTCATAAGAAACACGTTATCATTTCCACCTCAACTTCATCAGgaaaatctttgatttATCAGATTCCATTACTAAAAGCACTTCAAGAGACAAACGGGTTGGCAACTGCACTCTATGTGTTTCCTACAAAAGCGTTGGCTCAGGATCAAAAGCGATCATTGAGTGAATTGGTAAAATCAATTCCATCTCTATTCAACACAGTCTTAGACACTTATGATGGTGACACTGAGAAATCAGCTAGATTGTCCATCAGAGAACATGCCAGTGTGATATTTACAAATCCTGATATGCTACATTCCTCAATTCTTCCTAGTCATAAGCAATGGGTCCCTTTTCTTAGAAACTTACAATATGTTGTCATTGACGAATTGCATATGTACAAAGGTCTTTTTGGTGCCCATGTTGCCCTGATCATGAGAAGGCTACGAAGATTATGTTCAATATATGGCAATGACTCAGTTCAATTTATTTCATGCTCGGCTACCCTGAAGTATCCAATGGCCCATATGCACAATATATTTGGTATAGACGAGTCGGATTGCCAGCTTATTGTTAAAGATGGATCTCCTTCAGGTGGGAAATACGTAGTGACATGGAATCCTCCGAACTTGATGAGCCGAACTTTAAGTCAACAAGATGGAAATAGTACTAGAGAATCATTCATTGTGCAAACAGCCAAGGTTCTCGTTCAACTGGTACTGAAAAATGTCAGGACAATTTGTTTCTGCGTAGTTCGACGAGTTTGTGAACTCTTAATGAAGGAAGTCCGAAGTCAACTGAAATCTATGGACAAATTGGATCTCGTCACTAAAGTAATGAGTTATAGAGGTGGATACTCGACCTCAGACAGGAGAAAGATTGAAAGGGAAATGTTCAACGGAAACTTGAAATGTATCATTTCGACAAACGCTTTAGAATTGGGAATTGATATCGGTACACTTGATTGCGTGGTGATGTGTGGTTTTCCCCTCTCTATTGCTAATTTTCAGCAACAAAGTGGTCGAGccggaagaagaaataaGGATTCTCTTACCATTGTTGTTGGCAGCGATGATCCTGTCAACAGACATTACATGAACAATCCTCAAGAGCTGATCTCAATGGAGTACCAAGACCTAATTTTAGATTTCTCAAATACAGCAGTGCTTGaatctcatcttcaatgCGCTGCGTTCGAAAAACCGATTGATGATCTGGATTGGGAAGCCAAATGGTTTAGTGATTACAATCAAGACCAGATTGAAGAGATTCTGGCGAATAGACTAGATTTTCTGGAAACTTCCCCAGACTATCCAGAGCCTGCATATCATGTATCTTCAAGATACCTACCATGGCCTCCAAGTCACGTTTCTATACGGGCAATTGAAGAGGAGAACTATGCAGTTGTTGATATTACTAATAACAGGAATGTTGtcattgaagaagttgaagcATCAAGGACCAGTTTTACACTTTACGATGGTGGGATATTCATTCACCAAGGTCTGCCGTATATTGTTCGAGATTTCAACTCGGATGACAAATATGCCAAAGTTGAGCGGGTCAATGTTGATTGGATTACTTCACAAAGAGACTTTACAGATGTTGATCCTGTTGAAGTAGAAAAGATAAGATCTTTAAGAAATGGATCCGATGTTCCAATATATTTCGGAAAGATATATACCACTATTGTGGTatttggattcttcaaaaagaataaaattggagaaatcaTTGACGCCGTGGAAGTCAATAATCCACCTATAGTCATCAAATCAAAGGGTATATGGATAGACATTCCCTCGAGTGCCTTAGATTTCATTAGAATGAAGCACCTTAATATCGCAGGCGGTATACATGCTGCTCAACATGCCATAATGAACATTCTACCCCTGTTCATCTTGAGTGGAGTTGATGAGATTCAGACCGAGTGCAAGGCACCAGAGAAAGAGTTTGCCACAAGACAGACCAAAAGGGTTAGACCAGCAAGACTTATCTTTTACGATGCAAAAGGAGGTCAATGTGGTTCCGGACTCTCCACCAAAGCATTTGAGTatattgatgatattttggaaaaggcATTAAACACTGTGTTAAATTGTCCCAGTGAATGTGAATGGGGATGTCCTAACTGTGTAGCAGCGCCCTtttgcaaagaaaattCTCTGGTTTTATCGAAACCTGCTGCGATCATCATCCTAGCcaccattttgaagaaaacgaTTGACCTAAATTCAATACCCTCAGGGCCAGAACCCTTTATGCCAGATATACAAATCGAAACGATAGGTGAATCCACAGAAACAGTcaagctttcaaaagatattgaaattATTGATGTTCGAAAAGCTTCTACTCCATTAGAGGAAGTACCAAAGgatgaagagattgttTTCCTCGGAAAAAGAGCGATACACAATACTCCCAGCACCATTaaaacagaagaaaatccGTGA
- a CDS encoding Enolase I, a phosphopyruvate hydratase that catalyzes the conversion of 2-phosphoglycerate to phosph, translating into MAISKVFARYVYDSRGNPTVEVDLYTEKGLFRAIVPSGASTGVHEALELRDGDKSKWLGKGVLKAVANVNDIIAPAIVKANIDVKDQEAIDAFLNKLDGTPNKGKLGANAVLGVSLAAAKAGAAEKNVPLYQHIADLSGTPKPYVLPVPFQNVLNGGSHAGGALAFQEFMIVPTDAPTFSEALRIGTEVYHNLKSLAKKTYGQSAGNVGDEGGVAPDISTPKEALDLISAAIEKAGYTGKIGIALDVASSEFYKDGKYDLDFKNPNSDPSKWLSGQELAALYKELISQYPIVSIEDPFAEDDWAAWSHFFSTVDIQIVGDDLTVTNPIRIKRAIEEKSANALLLKVNQIGTLTESIKAATDSYAAGWGVMVSHRSGETEDTTIADIAVGLRAGQIKTGAPARSERLAKLNQILRIEEELGDKAIYAGKNFHKSVAI; encoded by the coding sequence ATGGctatttcaaaagtattTGCCCGTTACGTCTACGACTCCAGAGGAAACCCAACCGTTGAGGTTGACCTCTACACTGAAAAGGGACTTTTCAGAGCAATTGTTCCTTCCGGTGCTTCTACCGGTGTCCACGAGGCTCTGGAATTGAGAGACGGTGACAAGTCAAAGTGGCTCGGTAAGGGTGTCTTGAAGGCTGTTGCCAATGTCAATGACATCATTGCTCCAGCTATCGTTAAGGCAAACATTGACGTTAAGGACCAAGAGGCCATTGACgctttcttgaacaaattgGACGGAACTCCAAACAAGGGTAAGTTGGGTGCCAATGCTGTCCTTGGTGTCTCTTTGGCTGCCGCTAAGGCCGGTGCCGCTGAGAAGAACGTTCCTCTTTACCAACACATTGCCGACCTGTCCGGTACTCCAAAGCCATACGTCTTGCCAGTTCCATTCCAGAATGTCTTGAACGGTGGTTCTCACGCTGGTGGTGCTCTAGCTTTCCAAGAGTTCATGATTGTTCCAACCGATGCTCCAACCTTTTCTGAGGCTCTGAGAATTGGTACCGAGGTCTACCACAACTTAAAGTCTTTGGCTAAGAAGACTTACGGACAATCTGCTGGTAACGTCGGTGACGAAGGTGGTGTTGCTCCTGACATTTCTACTCCAAAGGAGGCTTTGGACCTGATCTCTGCCGCCATTGAGAAGGCTGGCTACACCGGAAAGATTGGTATCGCTTTGGACGTTGCCTCTTCCGAGTTCTACAAAGACGGCAAGTACGACTTGGACTTCAAGAACCCTAACTCTGACCCATCTAAGTGGTTGAGTGGCCAGGAGTTGGCTGCCCTGTACAAGGAATTGATTTCCCAGTACCCAATTGTATCCATTGAAGATCCATTTGCTGAAGATGACTGGGCTGCCTGGTCTCACTTTTTCTCTACTGTCGACATCCAAATCGTTGGTGATGACTTGACTGTTACCAACCCTATCAGAATCAAGAGAGCTATTGAGGAGAAGTCTGCCAATgctttgttgttgaaggtAAACCAAATTGGTACTTTGACCGAATCTATCAAGGCTGCTACTGACTCTTATGCTGCTGGCTGGGGTGTAATGGTCTCCCACAGATCTGGTGAGACTGAAGATACCACCATCGCTGACATTGCTGTTGGTCTGAGAGCCGGCCAGATCAAGACTGGTGCTCCAGCCAGATCTGAGAGATTGGCCAAGTTGAACCAAATTCTGAGAATTGAGGAAGAACTTGGTGACAAGGCCATCTACGCTGGTAAGAACTTCCACAAATCTGTTGCTATCTAA
- a CDS encoding Phosphoribosylaminoimidazole carboxylase, catalyzes a step in the 'de novo' purine nucleotide biosyn: MDSQVIGILGGGQLGRMIVEAASRLNIKTVILDDGFSPAKHINAAQDHIDGSFKDEEAIAKLAAKCDVLTVEIEHVNTDALKRVQDRTGIKIYPLPETIELIKDKYLQKEHLIKHNISVTKSQGIESNEKALLLFGEENGFPYLLKSRTMAYDGRGNFVVESKEDISKALEFLKDRPLYAEKFAPFVKELAVMVVRSLEGEVFSYPTVETVHKDNICHIVYAPARVNDTIQKKAQILAENTVKTFPGAGIFGVEMFLLSDGELLVNEIAPRPHNSGHYTIDACVTSQFEAHVRAITGLPMPLDFTKLSTSNTNAIMLNVLGAEKSHGELEFCRRALETPGASVYLYGKTTRLARKMGHINIIGSSMLEAEQKLEYILEESTHLPSSTVSADTKPLVGVIMGSDSDLPVISKGCDILKQFGVPFEVTIVSAHRTPQRMTRYAFEAASRGIKAIIAGAGGAAHLPGMVAAMTPLPVIGVPVKGSTLDGVDSLHSIVQMPRGVPVATVAINNATNAALLAIRILGTIDHKWQKEMSKYMNAMETEVLGKASNLESEGYESYLKNRL; this comes from the coding sequence ATGGATTCTCAGGTAATAGGTATTCTAGGAGGAGGCCAGCTAGGCCGAATGATTGTTGAGGCCGCTAGCAGGCTCAATATCAAGACCGTGATTCTTGATGATGGTTTTTCACCTGCTAAGCACATTAATGCTGCGCAAGACCACATCGACGGatcattcaaagatgagGAGGCTATCGCCAAGTTAGCTGCCAAATGTGATGTTCTCACTGTAGAGATTGAGCATGTCAACACAGATGCTCTAAAGAGAGTTCAAGACAGAACTGGAATCAAGATATATCCTTTACCAGAGACAATCGAACTAATCAAGGATAAGTACTTGCAAAAGGAACATTTGATCAAGCACAACATTTCGGTGACAAAGTCTCAGGGTATAGAATCTAATGAAAAGGCGCTGCTTTTGTTTGGAGAAGAGAATGGATTTCCATATCTGTTGAAGTCCCGGACTATGGCTTATGATGGAAGAGGCAATTTTGTAGTGGAGTCTAAAGAGGACATCAGTAAGGCATTagaattcttgaaagatcGTCCATTGTATGCCGAGAAGTTTGCTCCTTTTGTTAAAGAATTAGCGGTAATGGTTGTGAGATCACTGGAAGGCGAAGTATTCTCCTACCCAACCGTAGAAACTGTGCACAAGGACAATATCTGTCATATTGTGTATGCTCCGGCCAGAGTTAATGACACcatccaaaagaaagctcAAATATTAGCTGAAAACACTGTGAAGACTTTCCCAGGCGCTGGAATCTTCGGAGTTGAGATGTTCCTATTGTCTGATGGAGAACTTCTTGTAAATGAGATTGCTCCAAGGCCCCACAATTCTGGTCACTATACAATCGATGCATGTGTAACATCTCAGTTCGAAGCACATGTAAGAGCCATAACTGGTCTGCCAATGCCACTAGATTTCACCAAACTATCTACTTCCAACACCAACGCTATTATGCTCAATGTTTTGGGTGCTGAAAAATCTCACGGGGAATTAGAGTTTTGTAGAAGAGCCTTAGAAACACCCGGTGCTTCTGTATATCTGTACGGAAAGACCACCCGATTGGCTCGTAAGATGGGTCATATCAACATAATAGGATCTTCCATGTTGGAAGCAGAACAAAAGTTAGAGTACATTCTAGAAGAATCAACCCACTTACCATCCAGTACTGTATCAGCTGACACTAAACCGTTGGTTGGAGTTATCATGGGTTCAGACTCTGATCTACCTGTGATTTCGAAAGGTTGCGATATTTTAAAACAGTTTGGTGTTCCATTCGAAGTTACTATTGTCTCTGCTCATAGAACACCACAGAGAATGACCAGATATGCCTTTGAAGCCGCTAGTAGAGGTATCAAGGCTATCATTGCAGGTGCTGGTGGTGCTGCTCATCTTCCAGGAATGGTTGCTGCCATGACTCCGTTGCCAGTCATTGGTGTTCCTGTCAAGGGCTCTACGTTGGATGGTGTAGACTCGCTACACTCGATTGTCCAAATGCCTAGAGGTGTTCCTGTGGCTACGGTTGCTATCAACAACGCCACCAATGCCGCTCTGTTGGCCATCAGGATTTTAGGTACAATTGACCACAAATGGCAAAAGGAAATGTCCAAGTATATGAATGCAATGGAGACCGAAGTGTTGGGGAAGGCATCCAACTTGGAATCTGAAGGGTATGAATCCTATTTGAAGAATCGTCTTTGA
- a CDS encoding Peroxisomal 2,4-dienoyl-CoA reductase, auxiliary enzyme of fatty acid beta-oxidation codes for MSADLFSLNGKVALITGGTSGLGQGIVRGLYEAGAELILIHRPSTDPTAFIEEVRMSNADGASIHTIELDLVDADLAKLEETVTSPAVEKSSTGKIDILINNAAIAIKSEFTSFTEKDYAAIQKVNVDFPFRLTQLVTKHFIKNQIKGRIIFTASLYSFEVTYPNQSVYATTKGAINSLMKALSVELAPKGITVNSLVPGFVKSNMTADSYGNEKKSNEIVSRIPIGRWGEADDFKGPTVFLCSEAAAYLTGVSLPVDGGWLSK; via the coding sequence ATGTCCGctgatttgttttctttgaatggTAAGGTCGCCTTGATCACCGGTGGTACCAGCGGATTAGGCCAAGGAATAGTTCGAGGACTTTATGAAGCAGGTGCAGAACTTATTCTTATCCATAGACCTTCTACAGACCCAACGGCTTTCATTGAAGAGGTGAGAATGTCAAATGCCGATGGTGCCTCCATACATACAATTGAGTTGGATCTAGTGGATGCCGATCTTGCAAAGCTGGAAGAGACCGTAACGAGTCCTGCGGTGGAGAAGAGTTCCACTGGAAAGATTGACATTTTAATCAACAACGCTGCCATTGCCATTAAATCTGAGTTTACAAGTTTTACGGAGAAAGATTACGCGGCTATCCAAAAGGTAAATGTCGATTTTCCATTTAGATTGACACAGCTAGTCACTAAACACTTTATTAAGAACCAGATTAAGGGTAGGATCATCTTTACTGCCTCCCTGTACAGTTTCGAAGTGACCTACCCGAATCAATCGGTATATGCGACCACCAAAGGTGCAATCAACTCATTAATGAAGGCTCTATCGGTTGAACTTGCTCCAAAAGGTATTACCGTGAATTCCCTTGTTCCAGGGTTCGTTAAGTCAAACATGACAGCCGATTCTTATGGTAACGAGAAGAAGagcaatgaaattgtttctAGAATTCCCATTGGTCGGTGGGGTGAGGCAGATGATTTTAAGGGCCCAACTGTATTTCTCTGCTCTGAAGCTGCTGCATATTTGACAGGAGTATCGCTTCCAGTAGATGGAGGTTGGCTAAGTAAGTAG
- a CDS encoding Protein involved in bud site selection during bipolar budding produces the protein MNNYNPDGSPVHGDYVQSNFRNKHDLEKYSPPKSNDPHDRLPTLYEVLNRKTQTPVDLWSFYVYMKDSQSAIDYLDFWLDVIQHLNLCKSYVKGLKTTLTANYRQRNATNVASAIPRKTPPNNGSFVSPFGANDIGNNSRESVGSQKHKSISSSVLLDMIMTENLLEDEDNNRLSSFLKGEATLRTSDPNVNQRIEELKRHSQSIGLNMGASNSNLSVFETQPENREINRISTIKPEMLETFIKEEMDSAQLKNDSPRPENLFVTRADLRSSSRKILYTYFMEAAEKRLFIPEYIIKNIRHNLETEGRDDPEVFEEAKEYVFKAMENEAFPGFLLSNAISNITVTSHLVRLIFGFFFLFVGFWVGYTLIFLNWNPKPVRAVVVIPFFIGTYLLITSIYNIDPVLSIFGYGESKATHSGLIKLKEPFVRRLLLKRGLWVLLLTSVIAAVLSIIFALVPGKRL, from the coding sequence ATGAACAACTATAATCCCGATGGAAGTCCCGTCCATGGTGATTACGTGCAGTCAAACTTTAGGAACAAGCATGATCTGGAAAAATATTCCCCTCCCAAGTCCAATGACCCACATGACAGATTACCTACACTATATGAGGTATTGAACAGGAAGACACAGACACCGGTTGATCTTTGGTCTTTCTACGTTTATATGAAAGACAGCCAATCAGCAATTGACTACCTTGACTTTTGGCTGGACGTGATCCAGCACCTGAACTTGTGTAAGAGCTACGTCAAAGGGTTGAAAACTACGTTAACAGCCAACTACAGACAGAGAAATGCAACCAACGTGGCCAGCGCTATTCCAAGGAAAACTCCACCTAATAATGGGTCCTTTGTTTCACCTTTTGGTGCTAATGATATTGGCAACAATAGTAGAGAGTCAGTAGGGTCACAGAAACACAAATCGATAAGTTCCTCCGTGTTGTTAGATATGATCATGACTgagaatcttcttgaagatgaggataATAATAGACTCTCctcatttttgaaaggtGAAGCAACACTTAGAACCAGTGATCCTAACGTAAACCAAAGGATAGAAGAATTAAAGCGACATTCCCAATCCATTGGCCTGAATATGGGCGCATCCAATTCAAATCTTTCTGTATTTGAAACACAACCTGAAAACAGAGAAATAAATCGAATATCTACCATCAAGCCAGAAATGTTGGAAACATTCataaaagaagaaatggatAGTGCGcagttgaaaaatgataGTCCCCGACCAGAGAATTTGTTCGTTACAAGAGCTGATCTAAGATCGTCTTCCAGAAAAATTCTATACACATATTTCATGGAAGCTGCAGAGAAAAGACTATTTATTCCTGAATACATCATCAAGAATATAAGGCATAATTTAGAAACAGAAGGAAGGGATGATCCTGAagtatttgaagaagcaaaagaGTATGTGTTTAAAGCTATGGAAAATGAAGCTTTTCCAGGTTTCTTGCTTTCAAATGCGATTAGCAACATTACAGTGACATCTCACTTGGTTCGTCTGATCTTTGGattctttttcctctttgtcGGATTTTGGGTAGGTTACACCTTAATTTTCCTTAATTGGAACCCCAAACCAGTTAGAGCTGTTGTGGTGattccatttttcattgGGACCTACTTGCTAATAACTTCCATCTATAATATTGACCCTGTGCTTTCGATATTTGGTTATGGTGAAAGCAAAGCGACGCACAGTGGGTTAATCAAACTGAAGGAACCTTTTGTCAGAAGACTTCTACTAAAGAGGGGGCTCTGGGTACTCTTACTAACATCTGTGATTGCCGCAGTATTGTCCATCATATTTGCACTCGTGCCTGGTAAAAGGCTCTAA